In the genome of Arabidopsis thaliana chromosome 4, partial sequence, the window ccgatttttatttatcattcatCAATTATACTCCGGAATGGTCcggactaaaaaaaaatagaagaaaaccgCTGCGGACCATCTGCGGACCGtttttacatacaaataaatttggtcTGCAGCGGTTTATTGTCCGTACCAAAAATGAGATGGACTAAACCGCAGACAAATTAGACCGCTTTGTCCGCTGCCTCCATTCATAGTCTTAGGTTATGTTTCTAATCATTAGATAGCGCGTGAGCACACATATATTCATACAGCACGTGAACGTACATGTTTTCACATACTATCTCCTATAGTAAATATCCAtgtcatatatttatatagttggacttaattaattgttaattacATTCTCAATTTTCACTAGATTTCTTTCctgtttatttaattttctgatttaatagcttatcaaaattttcacataCTGACAAGAATTAACCCTTAGTTTTTTTACTAAGCTTACCCTAACGTTTATGGTGTGTAGATAGATCTTCAGATTTTATTAAACACTATCTTTGACTAACTCTCCTTAAATGTTCACGCCCCAAGAACCTATATAAGAATACACTTTCCACAACAGAAAAGATCATAGTAACAAGAAGATCTTATAAATTAAGTCTTCGCGTTTTTggagaaattaaaataaacaaccTCTCGAGAGAAATGAataatttgaatgtttttacAAATGAAGACAATGAAATGAATGTGATGCCCCCACCGCGAGTGTGTCCAAGGTGTTATTCCGATCAAACCAGATTCAGctacttcaacaacaacaagaagtcTCAACCGCGCTACAAATGCAAGAATTGTTGTAGATGTTGGACTCATGGTGGAGTTTTAAGGAACATACCAGTCACTGGAATATGTGATAAATCCAATCTTCCGAAGATAGATCAATCTTCGGTTTCTCAAATGATCTTGGCTGAGATCCAACAAGGCAATCATCAAcctttcaaaaaatttcaagaaaacatttcagttagtgtttcttcttcttcagatgttTCTATTGTTGGGAACCATTTCGATGATTTGAGTGAACTTCATGGTATAACAAATTCTACTCCAATTCGAAGTTTTACAATGGATCGCTTAGATTTTGGTGAAGAATCGTTTCAACAAGATTTATACGATGTTGGTTCCAATGATTTGATTGGTAACCCTTTGATAAACCAATCAATTGGTGGATATGTTGATAATCACAAAGATGAACACAAGTTGCAATTTGAATATGAATCATAAAACCAACGCTAGTGGAAGGGATTTTTAGGCACTGAGATGAACAAGATCAGAATTCAGAAACAACTCTTTGTTTAGGTCTTCTACAATTTTAATTGTATTACTTGTTTTCTATCTTTAAGTTAATGTTTTTGTCCTTGTTCGTTTATGCTTCCTATTtgcttttaagttttgtttatgatttatgtTGGGTccttttttagttatttaagTTTGCAACTTTTTTCAATTCcctaaaaatttaaacataagttgtttgatcttctttcttttaaatatataattatacaagCGTTACTATTTCTTTATATTGCAAATTCTACTCTCTATTATTTGCTAATAGTATTTTTCCTTGTTATAAGTATCTTGACTTGAGCAAACCACACACTAATTTTTTAGAATATCTAAATATCTTATATAAGATGCAAATATTTAGATAAGCGAAAAAAATACGCGTCCAATATATAGAAATCAATATGGAATCTCGAATCGGACTACACAAAAGTTAAACTTGTGAGTGCCACTTGataatttcttgaaaactatataatgtaacaaatatatttttctataagtTTCGGTTTTGTTCTATGAATCGACGACTGAGTGGGTTTCTATTCTAGTCGACCCAATTAttcaatattattataatgCTATTCATTATtcgaaaatttaaatatacttGTATAATTGttgaatttataaatagtTGACGggaaaaagtaagaaattgtaaataagtacatatataattagCAAAAGTGACTATCAATATAAGGCTgtgttaattaatttgttgGTTCCGATTATAGGAAATGTCTGAAACttctaaattatataataataaaatatgtgTAATTATTCCTATAAACTATTTAACTGTATCTGAAAtgttcaaaattaaatatggaCCAATTTTACAAAAGATGTCCTAAAATATTAGTAGTCAACTAATATAATAAAGTAgatatgtaaataaaattaaattgagATTTTCTATTAAATATATGACAGAATCAACAGTGATATATGTAATACTTAgaaattcattaaaatatatttttttaatataacatTTATAGTCTTTCACGAATATctagatttcaaattttatttgattgttgAAAAATGTGTTCgttgttaaataaatttatttaatattaggTGATTAACTAATTATGAATATATGGTTAAGAAACGAATAAAAACATAGATGAATATTTCATCTAAATGGTTCATCCTCCATTATGcagaaaccaaaactttttaattgaCTAAAGTTTTACATTATGGTAGATTTCGAGCTTGCTTACAAATGCCTGTTTCTTCTAATGATAAAGAAGCTTCAACGATCATAGTATTTAGTGTCGAGCCTagtaagaagaaaactctGAACCAAAGAAGATCTGATGCTGTGGCCAAAACTGTTAGAGCCAGAGGTTCAAGCAGTTCATGGGTTTTGGATTCTATTGCAGGTTGCCAAATTTTAGACTTGATATAAAATAGTGAGACCATATTTTgctgttgttacttgttaggaGGATTATGGAGAATTGTGTTAATGATTTTTTACAAGGATTCTTTATACAGTGGACTGTCAACCaacctttttaataatatatgtaaaaatggAGAGCAATGTCATCGTCAACATTTCTTATGA includes:
- the ATDOF4.2 gene encoding Dof-type zinc finger domain-containing protein (ATDOF4.2; CONTAINS InterPro DOMAIN/s: Zinc finger, Dof-type (InterPro:IPR003851); BEST Arabidopsis thaliana protein match is: Dof-type zinc finger domain-containing protein (TAIR:AT4G21050.1); Has 1054 Blast hits to 1049 proteins in 55 species: Archae - 0; Bacteria - 0; Metazoa - 0; Fungi - 0; Plants - 1049; Viruses - 0; Other Eukaryotes - 5 (source: NCBI BLink).); the protein is MNNLNVFTNEDNEMNVMPPPRVCPRCYSDQTRFSYFNNNKKSQPRYKCKNCCRCWTHGGVLRNIPVTGICDKSNLPKIDQSSVSQMILAEIQQGNHQPFKKFQENISVSVSSSSDVSIVGNHFDDLSELHGITNSTPIRSFTMDRLDFGEESFQQDLYDVGSNDLIGNPLINQSIGGYVDNHKDEHKLQFEYES